The DNA segment TTCTTTTTCTAGGCCAACGATAACAGCCGCTTCTTCAACAATTCCTGAAAACATATTTTTAGCTTTTAAATTTATCTAACAACTGCAAAATTAATACTATTTGTCAAATATTCACCTTTGGTAAATGAGTGCAATGGTTGTATGTGTTTGTTAACTGGCTTTGTGTACTTATAATTGTAGTGTTGGTATATGTTTGCTGTAGGAAGGGTGATATTTTCAAGGATAAAGATTAAATGAACGGGTATTTTTTGTTTCTTTGGTGTTGATATGGTAAATTAAAATTATACGTGATGAGCATTACTGTTAAAACTACTTATTTGGGAAACCTGAGAACAGAAAATATACACCTGCAGTCGGGAGCCAAGATAATTACGGATGCGCCGACGGATAATAGAGGTAAGGGTGAGGCCTTTTCACCAACCGATTTGCTGGCTACCTCGTTGGGAAATTGTATCATGACGATCATGGGTATTACGGCCATGGATAATGATATTGATATTGAGGGTACACAGTTGGAAATTACCAAAATAATGGCCGCGGATCCACGTAGGGTTGCGGAGGTGCGGATGGATTTTACATTTCCGGATAAGGCTTATAGCTCACAAGAAAAAAGACTCATAGAAGGTGTGGCCGGAATTAGTCCGGTTCCGTTGAGTGTTCATGCCGACCTTAAACAAAGTATCAAATTTAATTGGTAGACAGTTTTTATGATTTTAGTAACAGGAGGCACAGGTTTAGTTGGGGCGCATTTGTTGTATCACTTATTGCAAGGAGGAGGACAGGTTCGTGTGTTGAAAAGAGCCAGTTCAAATATTGAAAAAACCCGCTTTGTATTTAATTTTTATGGGCCAACAGCTCAAGGTTTATTTGAGAAAATAGAATGGGTGAATGGTGATTTGCTGGACTATGAATCATTGGAGAGTGCCTTGATGGATATTGAAGTGGTTTATCATACTGGTGCGTTGGTGTCTTTTAATCCATCATTAAAAAATGAGATG comes from the Saccharicrinis fermentans DSM 9555 = JCM 21142 genome and includes:
- a CDS encoding OsmC family protein yields the protein MSITVKTTYLGNLRTENIHLQSGAKIITDAPTDNRGKGEAFSPTDLLATSLGNCIMTIMGITAMDNDIDIEGTQLEITKIMAADPRRVAEVRMDFTFPDKAYSSQEKRLIEGVAGISPVPLSVHADLKQSIKFNW